A stretch of the Sulfurimonas sp. HSL-1656 genome encodes the following:
- a CDS encoding DNA polymerase III subunit delta' has product MSSFERSHIILAEEIEERFEAFRQAVHPSRVVGFVRDDFLIEDAKAVIAEAYISEASLKYVVLAAKQFNVYSQNALLKLLEEPPTNIALVIIALSKSVLLPTVRSRLPILNELSGEAPQGVELTLGALDLGALYGFVTSVGRMDRHESKALIERLFYQASVVEKLPLSEEQLDAFDRAFRLLEVNARLQNVLLSVLMSFLPEQRRAG; this is encoded by the coding sequence ATGAGTAGTTTCGAACGCAGCCACATCATCCTCGCCGAAGAGATCGAGGAGCGTTTCGAAGCCTTCAGGCAGGCGGTCCATCCGAGCCGCGTCGTCGGATTCGTCCGCGACGACTTCCTCATCGAAGACGCCAAGGCGGTCATCGCCGAAGCCTATATCAGCGAGGCGTCGCTGAAATACGTTGTGCTGGCGGCGAAACAGTTCAACGTCTACTCCCAGAACGCCCTGCTCAAACTCCTCGAAGAACCTCCGACCAATATCGCCCTCGTCATCATCGCCTTGAGCAAGTCGGTCCTGCTGCCGACGGTCCGTTCGCGCCTTCCGATCCTCAATGAGCTTTCCGGCGAAGCGCCGCAGGGGGTCGAACTGACCCTCGGAGCGCTTGACCTGGGGGCACTGTACGGTTTCGTCACCTCGGTGGGACGGATGGACCGCCACGAGTCCAAGGCCCTGATCGAGCGGCTCTTCTACCAGGCGAGCGTCGTCGAGAAACTGCCGCTGAGCGAAGAGCAGCTCGACGCCTTCGACCGGGCGTTCCGGCTGTTGGAAGTGAACGCCCGGCTGCAGAACGTTCTTCTGAGCGTCTTGATGTCCTTTTTACCGGAGCAGCGGCGTGCGGGTTGA
- a CDS encoding outer membrane beta-barrel protein, with amino-acid sequence MKKIVSIAAAVLLTSSAYAQQQASNGFYVGAGIGLEAMPKHVDDGVGLAIKGGLELDNVLNNLGVEAELSTSLISPEYSNTNNKIDITTLGFYATYTIDIPGSAFKVRPKFGVIFPNLADEIHTRGDITISGGIAGMYELNNQLDLYVEYVNTSEAMNNYMIGLAVNF; translated from the coding sequence ATGAAAAAAATTGTATCGATTGCGGCGGCAGTGCTGCTCACATCTTCGGCATATGCCCAGCAGCAGGCAAGCAACGGCTTTTATGTAGGCGCGGGTATCGGTCTCGAAGCGATGCCGAAACATGTTGATGACGGCGTCGGCCTGGCGATCAAAGGCGGGCTGGAGCTTGACAACGTCCTGAACAACCTCGGCGTTGAAGCGGAACTGAGTACGTCACTGATCTCACCGGAATACAGCAACACTAACAACAAGATTGACATCACGACCCTCGGTTTTTACGCGACCTACACGATCGATATCCCGGGTTCCGCATTCAAAGTCCGCCCGAAATTCGGCGTGATCTTCCCGAACCTCGCAGATGAGATCCATACTCGCGGCGATATCACGATTTCCGGTGGTATTGCCGGGATGTACGAGCTGAACAACCAGCTGGACCTCTACGTCGAGTATGTCAACACGTCCGAAGCTATGAACAACTACATGATCGGTCTGGCCGTCAACTTCTAA
- the efp gene encoding elongation factor P, producing MATIGMGDIKKNVRLEIAGVPYKVVEFQHVKPGKGAAFVRMKVKSFLNGKVIEKTVHAGDKFEVPNMAHKTMQYLYDDGEMLQFMDNESYEQLGLLYEQCEEAMKWLKDGTNVEIVFHNGQAISVDAPDTMELVVAETPPNFKGDTSSGSKKPATLETGAVVQVPYHVLEGDTIKVNTVDGEYIEKVK from the coding sequence ATGGCAACAATCGGAATGGGTGACATCAAGAAAAACGTGCGCCTCGAAATCGCGGGCGTTCCTTACAAAGTGGTGGAATTCCAACACGTCAAACCGGGTAAGGGCGCGGCGTTCGTCCGTATGAAAGTGAAGAGTTTCCTCAACGGGAAAGTGATCGAGAAGACGGTCCACGCCGGTGACAAGTTCGAAGTGCCGAACATGGCACACAAAACGATGCAGTACCTTTACGATGACGGCGAAATGCTCCAGTTCATGGATAACGAGAGTTACGAGCAGCTCGGCCTGCTGTATGAGCAGTGCGAAGAGGCGATGAAGTGGCTCAAAGACGGTACCAACGTGGAGATCGTTTTCCACAACGGCCAGGCGATCTCCGTCGATGCGCCGGATACGATGGAACTGGTCGTTGCCGAAACGCCGCCGAACTTCAAAGGCGACACTTCCAGCGGTTCCAAAAAACCGGCAACCCTGGAGACCGGTGCCGTTGTACAGGTCCCCTATCATGTTCTCGAAGGCGATACGATCAAGGTCAACACTGTTGACGGCGAGTACATCGAAAAAGTAAAATAA
- a CDS encoding HU family DNA-binding protein: MNKAQFVELVQKHGDYKTKAEAEAAIKAFTDAVTDALVAKEDVTLVGFGSFTSALQKGKSGTVPGTDKSYTTADKMVPKFKAGKGLKDRVAEGK, translated from the coding sequence ATGAACAAAGCACAGTTTGTCGAACTGGTTCAGAAGCACGGTGACTACAAAACAAAAGCAGAAGCAGAAGCTGCAATCAAAGCCTTTACTGATGCGGTAACAGATGCACTCGTAGCGAAAGAAGATGTCACACTTGTTGGCTTCGGTAGCTTTACATCTGCCCTGCAAAAAGGCAAAAGCGGTACAGTACCGGGTACGGACAAGAGCTATACTACAGCGGACAAAATGGTTCCGAAGTTCAAAGCAGGAAAAGGTCTCAAAGACCGCGTTGCCGAAGGCAAGTAA
- a CDS encoding helix-turn-helix transcriptional regulator: MELSDLFNILHNAVEAQGNGKKITQKEMASLLGVSMRTYQDWRLGNAKPQAAKAVMQMLGRLEDDDIIRVVRKINRMEEAS; encoded by the coding sequence ATGGAACTCTCCGATCTTTTCAATATTCTGCACAACGCGGTGGAAGCCCAGGGCAACGGCAAGAAGATCACCCAAAAAGAGATGGCGTCGCTGCTCGGGGTTTCCATGCGAACCTATCAGGACTGGCGCCTGGGAAACGCGAAGCCGCAGGCGGCCAAAGCGGTCATGCAGATGCTGGGGAGGCTCGAAGACGACGACATCATCAGGGTCGTACGGAAAATCAACCGGATGGAGGAAGCATCATGA
- the folP gene encoding dihydropteroate synthase: MRVEQLSTRSDIAALLERLDVDAGGRKILAAKAALHFLYIRDLHVGAANILKQDALSVGADLAVPKGTIVAKTPRVDALLLATSRQLQELSRKELAQPFGLKELAAELKRFAGMQKPGPVKVMGVVNTNEDSFFAGSRFKDSAAVAHIETMIEEGALIIDLGGVSSRPGSAAVPEHEELERVKPVIDAAYAHRLYERAAFSLDSYAPRVISYALERGFSIVNDITGLADDAVAKLCGEYGATAVIMHMQGTPQTMQAQPEYNDLFGELTDFFESRIAKAKAFGVEQIVLDVGIGFGKTLEHNLKLIRDLEHFRRFGYPLLVGASRKSMIAKIVPSEPSERLPGTLALHLEAVRNGAEIIRAHDVKAHTQALKIYEALYHA, from the coding sequence GTGCGGGTTGAACAGCTCTCAACCCGGAGCGACATCGCGGCGCTTCTGGAACGCCTCGACGTCGATGCAGGCGGGCGGAAGATCCTTGCTGCCAAGGCGGCACTCCACTTCCTCTACATCCGTGACCTCCATGTCGGCGCGGCGAATATCCTCAAGCAGGATGCCCTCTCCGTCGGCGCGGACCTGGCCGTGCCCAAAGGCACCATCGTCGCAAAAACACCGCGGGTCGATGCCCTGCTGCTGGCGACTTCGAGGCAGCTGCAGGAACTCTCCCGCAAGGAGCTGGCACAGCCCTTCGGCCTCAAAGAGCTGGCCGCAGAGCTCAAGCGTTTCGCCGGTATGCAAAAGCCCGGACCGGTAAAGGTCATGGGGGTCGTCAATACCAACGAGGACAGCTTCTTCGCGGGGAGCCGCTTCAAAGACAGCGCCGCGGTGGCGCATATCGAAACGATGATCGAGGAGGGGGCGCTGATCATCGATCTCGGCGGGGTCTCTTCCCGGCCGGGGTCGGCGGCGGTGCCCGAACATGAAGAGCTCGAACGGGTAAAGCCCGTCATTGACGCGGCCTATGCCCACCGCCTCTACGAGCGTGCGGCGTTCAGCCTCGACAGCTATGCCCCGAGGGTCATCTCCTATGCGCTCGAACGCGGTTTCAGTATCGTCAATGACATTACAGGCCTGGCCGACGATGCCGTGGCGAAGCTCTGCGGCGAATACGGGGCCACGGCCGTCATCATGCACATGCAGGGAACCCCGCAGACCATGCAGGCGCAGCCGGAGTACAATGACCTTTTCGGGGAGCTGACCGACTTTTTCGAATCACGCATCGCCAAGGCGAAAGCATTCGGGGTCGAGCAGATCGTTCTGGACGTCGGCATCGGCTTCGGAAAAACCCTGGAGCACAACCTCAAACTCATCCGCGACCTGGAACATTTCAGACGCTTCGGGTACCCGCTGCTCGTCGGGGCCAGCCGTAAGTCGATGATTGCTAAAATTGTTCCCTCCGAACCGTCTGAGCGGTTACCGGGAACGCTGGCCCTGCATCTCGAAGCCGTGCGTAACGGTGCCGAGATCATCCGGGCGCATGACGTCAAGGCGCATACACAGGCGCTGAAAATTTACGAGGCACTTTACCACGCATAA
- a CDS encoding peptidylprolyl isomerase, whose protein sequence is MRKFFGFFILCVAAAALFGAADKHPHVLLKTTQGTIELEIRDDLAPLAAENFLTHVKEGYYDGIIFHRIIKGFMIQGGDPTGTGRGGESIWHRPFKNEYAPNVVFDKPGILAMANAGRNTNGSQFFITTAAAPWLNGGYTIFGYVVKGMDVVYKLEGVRTGRQDRPLESQTILKASVAK, encoded by the coding sequence ATGCGTAAATTTTTCGGCTTTTTCATCCTCTGTGTTGCGGCGGCCGCCCTCTTCGGTGCGGCGGACAAGCACCCCCATGTCCTATTGAAAACGACCCAGGGGACGATCGAACTCGAGATCCGCGACGACCTCGCGCCCCTGGCGGCGGAGAACTTCCTGACCCATGTCAAAGAGGGCTACTACGACGGGATTATCTTTCACCGTATTATCAAGGGCTTTATGATCCAGGGCGGAGACCCGACCGGTACCGGCCGCGGCGGCGAATCCATCTGGCACAGACCGTTCAAAAACGAATACGCCCCCAATGTCGTCTTCGACAAACCGGGTATCCTCGCCATGGCCAATGCCGGGCGCAATACCAACGGCAGCCAGTTCTTCATCACCACGGCGGCGGCCCCCTGGCTCAACGGCGGCTATACCATCTTCGGTTATGTCGTCAAAGGGATGGATGTCGTTTATAAACTGGAAGGGGTTCGGACAGGCAGACAGGACCGTCCGCTGGAGTCGCAGACAATCCTCAAGGCAAGCGTCGCTAAGTAG
- a CDS encoding HobA family DNA replication regulator encodes MQSFMKWMLETIRAEGTSFNWVEENRFEWTASTMLAVSQIVSGKTIVLVTDRKRKWFQHYISTTINQLSNDRPMVPLISLDRIYPEFDEMTSGDAMDMLTDMLDLSFDSNYFFWYVGKGSDPRSEIAKRADNSCLWLLDEEFGHAMKLRSFDPYLDIKLIQLYRLFDLSLNAVLFGEIDTDE; translated from the coding sequence ATGCAGTCGTTCATGAAATGGATGCTCGAGACCATACGCGCCGAAGGGACGTCGTTCAACTGGGTCGAAGAGAACCGTTTCGAATGGACGGCATCCACGATGCTGGCCGTGTCACAGATCGTTTCGGGCAAGACGATCGTCCTGGTGACCGACCGCAAACGCAAATGGTTCCAGCACTACATCTCCACGACGATCAACCAGCTCTCCAACGACCGGCCGATGGTCCCGCTGATCAGCCTGGACCGTATCTACCCGGAGTTCGACGAGATGACGAGCGGGGACGCGATGGACATGCTGACGGATATGCTCGACCTCTCCTTCGACAGCAACTACTTCTTCTGGTACGTCGGCAAGGGGAGCGATCCGCGCTCCGAGATCGCCAAGCGGGCGGACAACAGCTGTCTGTGGCTCCTTGACGAGGAGTTCGGGCATGCGATGAAACTGCGCTCCTTCGACCCCTACCTGGATATCAAGCTGATCCAGCTCTACCGGCTTTTCGATCTTTCGCTCAATGCCGTGCTCTTCGGGGAAATCGATACGGATGAGTAG
- a CDS encoding inorganic phosphate transporter, which yields MDIRTVKKMEKKAVKSSKNDFTKLGLALFFMVGVLFYSSVTHSGVTNSLFLAIAALFGAYMALNIGANDVANNVGPAVGSRALTMGGAIIIAAIFEASGALIAGGDVVGTIKKGIIDPSAFVDASQFIWAMTAALLAGGLWLNLATTMGAPVSTTHSIVGGVMGAGIAASGFGAVAWGTMGTIAASWVISPVLGGVIAALFLFTIKKTMIYKEDKLSAMKKMVPLYVAIMGWAFVTYLMLKGVKHIVKVDFLTALGIGFAAAAAIYLVVKPMVAKAAVSLRNHRDDVNKLFTIPLIFAAALLSFAHGANDVANAVGPLAGIADAVQNSVISTKASIPMWVMLVGAVGIALGLALYGPKLIRTVGSEITELDQVRAYSIAMAAAITVIVASQLGLPVSSTHIAIGGVFGVGFLREFLYHTKEEELIRVERRQLAEDEKLLHALNAEKETLEAKQGKSQEDYERIVQLYQMIEDEEEKIRLDKKQLKRAQKIKYVKRDAIKKIIAAWVITVPAAAVLAAAIFYTIRGMML from the coding sequence ATGGATATTAGAACCGTCAAAAAAATGGAGAAGAAGGCTGTCAAAAGCTCGAAAAACGATTTCACGAAACTGGGGCTTGCCCTCTTTTTCATGGTCGGTGTACTCTTTTACAGTTCCGTAACGCATTCGGGCGTTACCAACAGCCTTTTCCTGGCGATCGCCGCACTGTTCGGGGCCTATATGGCGCTGAACATCGGTGCGAACGACGTGGCGAACAATGTCGGTCCCGCGGTAGGCTCGCGGGCGCTGACGATGGGCGGTGCGATCATTATCGCGGCCATCTTTGAAGCGAGCGGTGCCCTCATTGCCGGCGGCGATGTCGTGGGCACGATCAAGAAGGGGATTATCGATCCTTCGGCCTTCGTGGATGCTTCCCAGTTCATCTGGGCGATGACGGCGGCACTGCTGGCCGGCGGACTCTGGCTGAACCTGGCGACGACGATGGGTGCACCGGTCTCGACGACGCACTCCATCGTCGGGGGCGTCATGGGTGCGGGGATTGCCGCATCAGGTTTCGGCGCCGTCGCCTGGGGGACGATGGGCACCATCGCCGCCAGCTGGGTGATCTCGCCGGTGCTCGGCGGGGTGATCGCCGCGCTCTTCCTCTTCACGATCAAGAAAACGATGATCTATAAAGAGGATAAACTGAGTGCGATGAAGAAGATGGTCCCGCTCTACGTCGCGATCATGGGCTGGGCCTTTGTCACCTACCTGATGCTTAAAGGGGTCAAGCACATCGTCAAGGTCGACTTTCTGACGGCACTCGGGATCGGTTTTGCCGCTGCCGCCGCCATCTACCTCGTGGTCAAGCCGATGGTTGCCAAGGCGGCTGTTTCCCTGCGCAACCACCGGGATGACGTCAACAAACTCTTTACCATCCCCCTGATCTTCGCCGCGGCGCTGCTCAGTTTCGCCCACGGGGCCAACGACGTTGCGAACGCCGTCGGTCCGCTGGCGGGGATCGCCGATGCCGTACAGAACAGTGTCATCAGTACCAAGGCGAGCATCCCGATGTGGGTCATGCTCGTCGGTGCCGTCGGGATCGCACTGGGGCTGGCGCTCTACGGACCGAAACTGATCCGCACCGTCGGCAGCGAGATCACCGAGCTTGACCAGGTCCGCGCCTACAGCATCGCCATGGCGGCGGCCATTACCGTCATCGTCGCCTCGCAGCTCGGCCTGCCGGTCAGCTCGACGCACATCGCCATCGGCGGTGTCTTCGGTGTCGGTTTCCTGCGCGAGTTCCTCTACCATACGAAGGAGGAGGAGCTGATCCGCGTCGAACGCCGCCAGCTGGCCGAGGATGAGAAGCTGCTGCACGCGCTCAATGCCGAAAAAGAGACCCTGGAAGCGAAACAGGGCAAAAGCCAGGAAGATTATGAACGTATCGTTCAGCTGTACCAGATGATCGAGGATGAAGAGGAGAAGATCCGTCTCGACAAAAAGCAGCTCAAGCGTGCCCAGAAGATCAAGTATGTCAAGCGCGATGCGATCAAGAAGATTATCGCGGCGTGGGTGATCACGGTTCCCGCCGCCGCCGTGCTTGCCGCTGCGATCTTCTACACGATCCGCGGTATGATGCTCTAA
- a CDS encoding DJ-1 family glyoxalase III gives MPKKVLVPLAEGFEEIEAVAVIDVLRRGGLEVLVRSLDMELEVEGAHGLIVKAERAIGELGADDIDMIVLPGGGGGTKRLAEHAGVQSLLAAMDAKGKPIGAICAAPIALNAAGVLKPNYTAYPGVEKEIRTEGFQGDRAAVVEDANVMTSRGPGTAICFGLAIVKKLAGESAYESVKRGLLADYCA, from the coding sequence ATGCCGAAAAAAGTATTGGTCCCGCTGGCCGAAGGGTTTGAAGAGATTGAAGCCGTCGCCGTGATCGACGTGCTGCGCCGCGGAGGGCTTGAGGTCCTGGTCCGTTCGCTGGATATGGAACTGGAAGTGGAAGGGGCGCATGGCCTGATCGTCAAGGCGGAGAGGGCGATCGGGGAGCTGGGTGCGGACGATATCGATATGATCGTGCTGCCCGGCGGGGGCGGCGGTACGAAGCGTCTGGCGGAACATGCCGGCGTCCAGTCGCTGCTGGCGGCGATGGATGCCAAGGGCAAACCGATTGGCGCCATCTGCGCCGCACCGATCGCGCTCAATGCCGCCGGTGTGCTCAAACCGAACTATACCGCTTATCCCGGTGTGGAGAAAGAGATCCGTACGGAGGGGTTCCAGGGCGATCGCGCCGCGGTCGTGGAAGACGCGAACGTCATGACGTCACGCGGGCCCGGGACGGCGATCTGTTTCGGGCTTGCGATTGTGAAAAAACTGGCGGGGGAGTCCGCCTATGAGAGTGTAAAGCGCGGGCTGCTCGCCGATTACTGCGCCTGA
- a CDS encoding glycosyltransferase, whose translation MKKLLYITDQQEYADHGTIAPLFGHYLKKHLQVTIVYYTRYKDSFQYKGDDCIVPEGELQNIVGYLDKEGVDLGSFDFILVRNRFDILRTVLAHRVRYGYRVGFRLSFPKTETAYAAMMAKYKRAFFPALALKYKRGRERKLIEACDLFLPSSAMLAAGLYPGLGLPTLPLPAGIDPAHVSAPKSDFTTPRRFIYVGSLDPLRRFETLLDAFATLTRLEWRLDISTFDPTYLKTILKGYPQLSGRIRILQASNLTELGRQIRDCDVGLALMPALPIFAMTLPAKVMDYYAAGVPALLTDTPKNRDRLRDGDEAFFCAFDAAAIAATLESLIRCDGNQLSKVREQGLGRLLGAGRSYDIMAEQLHRRLLTL comes from the coding sequence ATGAAAAAGCTGCTCTACATCACGGACCAGCAGGAGTACGCCGACCACGGTACCATCGCCCCGCTGTTCGGGCACTACCTCAAAAAACACCTGCAGGTCACGATCGTCTACTACACGCGATACAAGGACAGCTTCCAGTACAAAGGCGACGACTGCATCGTTCCCGAGGGCGAACTGCAGAACATTGTCGGCTACCTCGACAAAGAGGGAGTCGACCTCGGCAGCTTTGATTTCATCCTCGTGCGTAACCGCTTCGATATTCTGCGCACGGTGCTCGCCCACCGCGTCCGCTACGGCTACAGGGTCGGTTTCCGCCTCTCCTTCCCCAAGACCGAAACGGCCTACGCTGCGATGATGGCCAAATACAAACGTGCCTTTTTCCCCGCACTGGCCCTGAAGTACAAGCGCGGCCGGGAACGGAAACTCATCGAAGCGTGCGACCTCTTCCTCCCGTCATCTGCCATGCTGGCCGCGGGGCTCTATCCCGGCCTCGGCCTGCCGACGCTCCCCCTGCCCGCCGGGATCGACCCGGCGCACGTCTCGGCACCGAAAAGCGATTTCACGACGCCGCGCCGCTTCATCTACGTCGGCTCCCTCGACCCGCTCCGCCGTTTCGAAACGCTGCTCGACGCTTTCGCCACGCTCACCCGCCTCGAGTGGAGACTGGATATCTCCACCTTCGACCCGACCTACCTCAAAACAATCCTCAAAGGCTATCCACAGCTCTCCGGGCGCATCCGGATCCTGCAGGCCTCCAACCTCACGGAGCTGGGACGGCAAATCCGAGACTGTGACGTCGGCCTGGCCCTGATGCCCGCACTGCCCATCTTCGCCATGACTCTCCCGGCCAAGGTGATGGATTACTACGCCGCGGGCGTCCCGGCCCTGCTCACCGACACGCCCAAGAACCGCGACCGGCTGCGCGACGGGGACGAAGCCTTCTTCTGCGCCTTTGACGCTGCCGCCATCGCCGCGACGCTCGAGAGCCTGATCCGGTGCGACGGCAATCAGCTGTCAAAGGTCCGCGAACAGGGGCTGGGGAGGCTGCTCGGGGCGGGAAGAAGCTACGACATTATGGCCGAACAGCTCCACCGCCGGCTCCTCACGTTGTGA
- a CDS encoding pyrimidine/purine nucleoside phosphorylase: MSTFENVSVQKEANVYFGGNVTSRTLTLPDGSVLTLGIMLPGEYEFGTGKPELMEIYDGELDILLPGESAWQTIHGGESFSVEGNAKFQVRVKSITDYCCTYLDA, translated from the coding sequence ATGTCTACATTTGAAAATGTCAGTGTTCAGAAAGAAGCAAATGTCTATTTCGGAGGGAACGTCACGAGCCGTACGCTCACCCTGCCCGACGGCAGCGTCTTAACCCTCGGCATCATGCTGCCGGGCGAATACGAGTTCGGCACGGGCAAACCGGAACTGATGGAGATCTACGACGGTGAGCTGGATATCCTGCTGCCGGGCGAAAGCGCTTGGCAGACGATCCACGGCGGTGAGAGTTTCAGCGTCGAAGGCAACGCCAAGTTCCAGGTCCGCGTCAAAAGCATCACGGACTACTGCTGCACCTACCTCGACGCGTAA
- the msrB gene encoding peptide-methionine (R)-S-oxide reductase MsrB — translation MEKVTKTEQEWRAQLSPEAYHVCREHGTEAPFSGKFYQHKGDGVYRCVCCDAPLFTSDTKFDSGTGWPSYFEPYSDDALVEIKDTSFGMVRIEVRCALCDAHLGHVFPDGPEPTGLRYCINSVCLTFDEADS, via the coding sequence ATGGAAAAAGTAACCAAAACCGAACAGGAGTGGCGTGCGCAGCTCTCGCCCGAAGCCTACCACGTCTGCCGCGAACACGGTACGGAAGCCCCCTTCAGCGGGAAATTTTACCAGCATAAAGGCGACGGGGTCTACCGCTGCGTCTGCTGTGATGCACCGCTGTTTACATCGGATACGAAGTTCGATTCGGGGACGGGATGGCCGAGCTATTTCGAACCCTACAGTGATGATGCGCTGGTGGAGATCAAAGATACGAGTTTCGGGATGGTTAGAATAGAAGTGCGGTGTGCGCTCTGCGACGCCCACCTGGGGCATGTCTTTCCCGACGGTCCGGAACCGACGGGGCTGCGCTACTGCATCAACTCCGTCTGCCTGACCTTCGATGAGGCGGATAGTTAG
- a CDS encoding FAD-dependent oxidoreductase — MNPSTYDVLIIGGGISGAALLYALERYTDLGTLCLLEKYGALATLNSSATSNSQTLHCGDIETNYTLEKAAKVKRTAKMVEKYCLQHGYENNIIHAHQKMALGVGYDEVNFMTKRHEEFSTLYPYLRIFDRETLKRIEPAVVYDADGKERLEPIVGVGVQGEYTTVDFKRLSDSFVENAMQSSSKHTDVFFNQHVMKIDKRGELYEVHTGSRTYYARFVVVDAGAHSLFLAHRMGYGLDFGILPMAGSFYRSTRHILNGKVYMVQNPKLPFAALHGDPDLLLGGLTRFGPTALMLPKLERYKRGTYLDFLRTLRFDHNIASIFYDLLKDPDIRNYVLRNFLFEVPWLNKRLFVKDARKIVPSLQLSDIEYASGFGGVRPQVLDKKQRKLLLGEESIDTGEGIVFNMTPSPGATSCLGNARRDVETVCAYLGRRFDHARFDAELTEGDRT; from the coding sequence GTGAACCCCTCAACCTACGACGTCCTTATTATCGGCGGCGGTATCTCCGGTGCGGCGCTGCTCTATGCCCTGGAGCGTTATACCGACCTGGGGACCCTCTGCCTCCTGGAAAAATACGGCGCGCTCGCCACGCTCAATTCCAGCGCCACTTCCAACTCCCAGACCCTGCACTGCGGCGACATCGAGACGAACTACACGCTGGAGAAAGCGGCCAAGGTCAAACGGACCGCCAAGATGGTCGAGAAGTACTGCCTGCAGCACGGCTACGAGAACAACATCATCCATGCCCACCAGAAGATGGCCCTGGGCGTCGGGTACGATGAAGTCAACTTTATGACGAAGCGCCACGAGGAGTTCAGTACCCTCTACCCCTACCTGCGTATCTTTGACCGTGAAACGCTCAAACGGATCGAACCCGCCGTCGTGTACGACGCCGACGGCAAGGAGCGCCTCGAACCCATCGTCGGTGTCGGCGTACAGGGAGAGTACACCACCGTCGACTTCAAACGCCTCAGCGACTCCTTCGTCGAGAATGCCATGCAGAGCAGCAGTAAACACACCGACGTTTTTTTCAACCAGCACGTCATGAAGATCGACAAACGCGGAGAGCTGTACGAGGTCCATACCGGCAGCCGCACCTACTACGCCCGCTTCGTCGTCGTCGACGCCGGTGCCCACAGCCTCTTTCTTGCCCACCGCATGGGGTACGGGCTCGATTTCGGCATTCTGCCGATGGCCGGCAGCTTCTACCGTTCGACCAGGCATATCCTGAACGGCAAGGTCTACATGGTGCAGAACCCCAAACTGCCCTTTGCCGCCCTGCACGGCGACCCGGACCTGCTGCTGGGCGGCCTCACCCGTTTCGGCCCCACCGCCCTGATGCTGCCCAAACTGGAACGCTACAAGCGGGGAACGTATCTCGATTTTCTCCGTACCCTCCGCTTCGACCACAATATCGCGAGCATCTTCTACGATCTGCTCAAAGACCCGGACATCCGCAACTACGTTCTGCGCAACTTCCTCTTCGAAGTGCCGTGGCTGAACAAACGCCTCTTTGTGAAGGATGCGCGCAAGATCGTCCCCTCGCTGCAGCTCTCCGACATCGAGTACGCCTCCGGCTTCGGCGGGGTCCGCCCCCAGGTGCTCGATAAAAAGCAGCGCAAACTGCTATTGGGCGAGGAGAGCATCGATACCGGGGAGGGGATCGTCTTCAACATGACGCCTTCGCCGGGGGCGACGAGCTGCCTGGGCAACGCCCGGCGCGACGTGGAGACGGTCTGCGCCTACCTCGGCCGCCGCTTCGACCACGCCCGCTTCGACGCGGAACTTACCGAAGGAGACCGGACATGA